In the genome of Hyla sarda isolate aHylSar1 unplaced genomic scaffold, aHylSar1.hap1 scaffold_1253, whole genome shotgun sequence, one region contains:
- the LOC130303985 gene encoding histone H1B-like has protein sequence MAETAPAAAPPAEPAAKSKKQPKKSAAGAAKKSHKPSGPSVSELLVKAVSASKERSGVSLAALKKALAAGGYDVDKNNSRLKLAIKGLVTKGTLLQVKGSGASGSFKINKNQQETKDKAAKKKPAAAAKRPAAAKKATKSPRKPKKAPSAAKSPKKAKKPAAAKSPKKAKKPAAAKSPKKPKAAPKKVAKSPAKKAAKPKAAKSPAKKVTKAKKSAAKK, from the coding sequence ATGGCAGAAACCGCACCAGCCGCTGCTCCTCCCGCCGAACCGGCCGCAAAATCCAAGAAGCAGCCGAAGAAATCAGCCGCAGGGGCCGCCAAGAAAAGTCACAAACCCTCCGGTCCCAGCGTGTCCGAGCTGCTCGTTAAAGCCGTGTCCGCCTCTAAGGAGCGCAGTGGGGTGTCTCTGGCCGCCCTGAAGAAGGCTCTGGCTGCCGGAGGATACGATGTAGACAAGAACAACAGCCGCCTGAAGCTGGCCATCAAGGGGCTGGTGACCAAGGGAACCCTGCTCCAGGTGAAAGGCAGCGGCGCCTCCGGATCCTTCAAGATCAACAAGAACCAGCAGGAGACTAAGGACAAGGCGGCCAAGAAGAAGCCGGCGGCTGCGGCCAAGAGACCTGCAGCAGCTAAGAAAGCGACCAAATCCCCTAGGAAGCCAAAGAAGGCTCCGAGCGCGGCCAAGAGCCCGAAGAAAGCCAAGAAGCCTGCAGCGGCCAAGAGCCCGAAGAAAGCCAAGAAGCCTGCAGCGGCCAAGAGCCCCAAGAAGCCGAAGGCTGCTCCTAAGAAGGTGGCCAAGAGCCCGGCTAAGAAGGCGGCCAAACCCAAAGCTGCCAAGAGCCCGGCTAAGAAGGTGACTAAAGCCAAGAAGAGCGCGGCTAAGAAATAA